CCCTGGATCGACCACCTCAATGGCAATGTGAATAGGGCTGCCCTGGGGCATTAGCTTGCGCCCAGCCAACTCCCCTTGTAAATACTCTTGGGGACTAAAGCGGCGACTCGCTACCGCTTTATTTTTCAGGTCGCTGAAATTTAACAGCAAATTGGGAAATGCCTGGGGGTAGGACGCTGTATTTAGCAGCACAGCGTCCACAATCAGAGCGCCCTCCAACTGGGGATGACTGCGTACCATCAGATTGGAGGCCTGGATCGCTTTGGCATCGCGTAATGGGGGGAGAGTACAACCGAATAGTGGGCAGGCCACAGCGTAAATATTGCGCCATGGTTGCTGCTTGCTGAGACGGTCGAACTGAAAGTAGCCCACTTGAAGCAGCAATAAAATTACCAAAGCTGGCAGGAGAAGTCGCCACAGCCAGGGGCTCACCGCTTTCTTCGATGGTGTCGCACCCCAGCTCATTTCCAGCGGGGCAGGTTGAATGGCGGAGATCAGCTGTTCGCGAGCGGGCTCGGCCTGCGGCTCAGGAGTGTCCTCAGCTTCTGTGGCAAAGTAAGGCTCCTTGCGTTGACCACTTGCCTCAGGCTGGGATATAGGGAATATCTCTTCGGAGCTAGGGGGCGTCTCGGATGTTGATTTTAGATCGCTGGGCTCTGTGGCAGTTGTTTGCGCCTCCAGGGGCTGTTCCCAGGGATCTAGGTCATTGAGGCTATCGTTTTTATGGGTGGTGTCCCGATTGTCATAATCGGTGTCAACCCTATTGCCTGTAGTACTGTTATCGAAGTCGGGTACATCGTCCCAATCCGGTTTGAGTACCGACTCTAGGTCTTCCTCCTGGGTTTCCTCGTGGTGGTTTTCTTCTTGTAGCTCCTGCCACTCGTTATCGCCAAATGCGTCACCAATGAGGCTCTCGGAATTCGCTGGTGGTGCTTCAGGCTGGGTGTCTTCTGCGGGTTTCCCGGCTTCAAAATCGATGGGAGTCTGCTTTGCATTGGCGCTGTTGGGGGCTACCTTATCCGCATCCTCCGGATCGTCGTCTTCCAGCTCGATATCGTCATGAATCAGGAAGTCATCGTCTTCCAGAAGAGTTTCCAGATCACTGCGTGTGTCGGGGCCATTGTCATTAAAGACAATGTTCTCATCTGCACGGAAAACTTGCAGGCAGGAACCACAGCGCACAGCGCCACGGGCAGCGCGCAGCTGCTGGTCATTAACGTGAAATGAGGTGCTGCAATGGGGGCAGCGGGTTACCAGTTGAGACATTCGACTATGGCGCAGTTTATTTTGCGCTCAAGTTTATCAGTCTGCCCGGTCCTCGCGTAGTACTGGCTAGCGTATTTAGCGAATACGGGTACCACTCAGGCGTACCCAACCCTCGTGCTCCGCATCCTCATCGAAATCGATCTGGTCTGAGTAGGCAGTTTTTACTTGTTCGGCCTGGGAGGCGAGGATACCGGACAGGCAGATACGCCCGCCGATTTTGGTCAGCGCAATCAGCTGCTTGGAGAGCTCTACCAATGGGCCGGCAAGGATATTGGCTAGCATGAGATCGGCGGCTTCCTGAGGCATCTGTTTTGGCAAATAGACTGGGAAGCGCTGCGGGTCTATGCCGTTGCGCACCGCGTTGTCGCGACTGGCAATCAGAGCCTGTGGATCGATATCGGTCCCCATGGCGCATTTGGCTCCGAGTAGCAAGGCGCCGATGCCAAGGATGCCGGAACCACAGCCAAAGTCGATGGCGCTCTTATCCTGCAAGGGCTCTTGTGCCAGCCAACGCAAGCACAGGTAGGTCGTGGGGTGGGTGCCGGTGCCGAAGGCGAGTCCAGGGTCCAGTAGCAGGTTGACCGCCTCCGGTTGAGGCGGCTCGCACCAGCTGGGGCAGATCCACAAGTTGTCGCCGCACTGAATGGGTTTATAGTGAGACATCCACTCGCGTTCCCAGTCTTTATCCTCAAGTTGGTCCCAGCGGGCATTGGGTAGGAGTTCGCAAAGGTAGGAAGCTGCTTTGGCCTCAGTGACAGCAGTGTCGACCTCGGCATCGAATAGACCGGTAACCCGTGTTTGATCCCATAGGGGTACTTCGCCGAGTCCGGGTTCGAGAATGGGTTGGTCTGCGTTGTCTTGCAGGGTAACGGATACGGCACCGGCAAAAAGCAGTGCATTTTCAATTTTGTCCGCTTGGGCACGATCGGTGTCGACGCGGAGTTGTAGCCAGGGCATAGGGATTCCGTGGTGAGTAACTGCTATTGGGTGGAGTGGCCACCCTACTTTTGCGATGTCCGCCGCCATCCCTGGCGTTCGGCATCATCGTATTGTGGCCGCAATTCTCTCCAACTTTGCTCTGGCTGGCGAGGGTTAGAGTCCCAACTTCTTCTCAAGGTAGTGAATATTGACGCCACCCTTGGCAAAGGCCTCATCGCGTACCAGATCCTCCTGCAGGGGGATATTGGTCTTGATGCCATCAATAACCAGCTCAGATAGGGCTACGCGCATGCGTGCCAGTGCGGTTTCGCGGTCCTCGGCGTAGGTGATCAACTTGGCGATCATCGAGTCGTAGTTGGGGGGAACCGTATAACCCGAGTAGAGGTGCGAATCGACCCGCACACCCAGGCCGCCGGGCATATGAAAGTTGTTGACCTTGCCGGGACTGGGGAAGAAAGTCTGGGGATCTTCCGCATTGATACGGCACTCAAAGGCGTGCCCGCGAACGACAATATCCTCTTGCTTGAGAGAGAGCTTCTCTCCAGCACAGACACGAATCTGTTCCTTGATCAGGTCTACGCCAGTCACCATTTCAGTAACAGGGTGCTCAACCTGAATACGTGTGTTCATCTCGATAAAGTAGAAGCGTTCATTCTCGTAGAGGAACTCGAAAGTGCCGGCGCCGCGGTAGCCGATATCGATACAAGCTTGCACGCAGGATTGGTGTACCTGTTCACGCACGGCATCGGGGATTCCGGGAGCTGGAGCTTCTTCTAGTACCTTTTGGTGACGGCGCTGGAGGGAGCAGTCGCGATCCCCTAGGTGAATGGCATTACCCTGTCCGTCGGACATTACCTGGACTTCGACGTGGCGTGGGTTCTGCAGAAATTTCTCGAGGTATACGGTGCCATCACCGAAGGCAGCTTGAGCCTCAGACTTGGTAACAGCGATAGCGTTGATCAGGTCTTCGGCGCGCTCCACGACACGCATACCGCGACCACCGCCACCGGCGGCGGCCTTGATAATGACTGGATAGCCGACTTTTTCGCCTATTTCTAGGCAGCGCTCGCTATTTTCGGGTAGGGGACCATCGGAGCCGGGTACGGTGGGGACGCCTGCCTTTTTCATGGCGGCGATGGCGGATACCTTGTCACCCATCAGGCGAATGACATCCGGGTCTGGGCCGATAAAAGTGAAGCCGCTTTTTTGTACTTGCTCGGCGAAGTCCGCGTTTTCTGCGAGGAAGCCGTAGCCTGGGTGCACGGCTACTGCATCGGTGATCTCCATAGCGGAAATCAGGGCAGGAATATTCAGGTAGCTCTGCGGCGAGGGGTTGGGACCAATACAGACAGATTCATCGGCCAGGCGTACATGCTTGAGATTGCGGTCCACCAAAGAGTGAACCGCAACTGTGGCGATGCCCATTTCTTTGCAGGCGCGCAAAATCCGCAGGGCGATTTCACCGCGGTTGGCGATCAGGATTTTGTCGAACATAGTGACTTACCCCACTCAGACGATGGTCACGAGCGGCTGATCGAACTCTACCGGCTGGCCATCTTCGAGCAGAACGGAATCGATGGTACCGGCCTTGTCGGCTTCGATCTGGTTCATCATTTTCATGGCTTCAACGATGCACACTACGTCGCCGACCTTAACCTGCTGACCAACTTTGACGAAGGGCTCGGCGCCGGGGCTGGGAGCTGCGTAAAAAGTGCCCACCATTGGGGATTTCACCGCATGGCCGCTGATCGTTGGTTTGGATTCTTTTTCTACCGCCGCCGGGGCTGGTGCAGCTTGGGCAGGTGCAACAGGAGCCGGTGCCGGTGCCATTGGAGCCGTGTAAATTGGAGCAACCGGTTGATTTGCACCGCTGACCCCGCGGCTGATACGCACCGATTCCTCGCCCTCTTTAATTTCCAGCTCGCCGATATCCGATTCTTCGAGCAGCTCAATTAGTTTTTTAATTTTGCGGATATCCATAGTTCTTTCACTCGCAGGTTTGATTCATTGATTTTGAGACGCCATACCCAGTTGGTGTATGGCCGCCTGAAGTGCCAGGGTGTAGCTGTGTGGCCCGAAGCCATACACCACACCACGGGCTAAATCGGATAGATAGGAATGGTGCCTAAATGCCTCGCGGGCATGAGGATTGGAAAGGTGTAACTCGATAAACGGTATGGCAACGCCCGCTAAAGCATCTCGTAAAGCCACGCTGGTGTGTGTGTAGGCGGCGGGATTGATTACGATGAAATCCACGCTGGTATTGGCGGCTAAGTGGATGCGTTCCACCAAGGCAGACTCGCTATTGCTCTGGAGGGTTTCCAGCTGGTGGCCTGCAGCATCACATTGGCGCTCGGCGGCCTGATTGATTTCCGCAAGGGTGGCGGCGCCGTAGATATGCGGCTCGCGACTGCCGAGCAGGTTGAGGTTGGGGCCGTGCAGGAGAAGAATTTTAGCCATAGTATGCCCTGGGGAAAGTTGCCGAAAAACCCAAAAAAATGGTCTAAAGTTGGCTATCTTGCGGGCAAACTCGAATTTTTGGCCTATTTGCCCGAGTGCTTTAGGCGAGTGTGCCGCAAAAGTGACTCCCTGTCCATGCCTGCTGGGCAGTTTATCGAAGTTAGCGGCAGTTCGGCGATATTTGCCTAAAAATTAGCGCAAAATATCCGCAATGTGGCCTTTTTACCCTTGGGATTGGCTACAAAGGCGGCAGTTTCCTTTACGGGGCAGAGGATCTACTGAGTTCGCTCCCGGCAGCGGCTTCCAGCTCCATCAATAGCTCCTCGCGGGAGAGGATTTGCGGCAGGATTTTGGCCTCGCCACCACTGGCGGGGTAAAGCAAGTAAAGCGGCACGCTGGTACGGCCGTATTTCGCCAGGAGCTCGCTGATATGTGGGTCCTGATTGGTCCAGTCCCCTTTAAGAGCTACTACCCCTAGTCTCTCAATGGCGTCGCTCACAGCATCACTCGACAGCACCACTTTCTCATTGGCCAAGCAAGTAATACACCAGGCTGCGGTCATATTGGTTAGCACTGGGCGCCCCTCCCTTCGCGCTGTCTCGAGCCGTTCGGCGGAGTAGGGCTGCCAGTAGTCACTGGTCTGTTGAAGTGCTTGGGGGGCAGTACTGAGGCGTGGCAGTAGCATTAGCGCAAAGCTCAGGGCCACAACCGCCACCGAGCCCCGCAGCCAGTGCCACTGAGGGCTGGGCCAAAGCCATAGCGCAAAGGCGATTGCCACAGCGCCGCTGAGAACCAGAGCGATACCATCGCCACCAGTCTGACGTCCCAATACCCACAGCAGCCACACTGCGGTCAAGTACATGGGGAAGGCCAGTAGTTGCTTCAAGCGGTCCATCCAGGGGCCGGGGCGTGGCAGCTTGTCCACTAGAGCGGGAATATAGGTGAGCAGCAGGAAGGGGGTGGCCATACCGGCGCCAAGGGCGGCAAAAACACTGAGCGCCACGGCTGGAGATTGTGTGACTGCAAAGCCCAGCGCCGAGCCCATCAGGGGCGCGGTGCACGGGCTGGCCACGAGTGTGGCCAGGGCGCCGGAGGTAAAGGAGCCGCGCAAACCCTGACTGTTACTTAAATTGTTACCAACGCCCATCAGGCTGCTGCCGATCTCTGTGACACCGGACAAGCTGAGTCCCATGATAAAGAACAGATAGGCCAATGCGGCGACCAACCAGGGAGACTGTAGCTGGAACCCCCAACCTATCGCCTCACCGCCGGCGCGCAATGCCAGCA
The DNA window shown above is from Microbulbifer variabilis and carries:
- a CDS encoding DUF3426 domain-containing protein, yielding MSQLVTRCPHCSTSFHVNDQQLRAARGAVRCGSCLQVFRADENIVFNDNGPDTRSDLETLLEDDDFLIHDDIELEDDDPEDADKVAPNSANAKQTPIDFEAGKPAEDTQPEAPPANSESLIGDAFGDNEWQELQEENHHEETQEEDLESVLKPDWDDVPDFDNSTTGNRVDTDYDNRDTTHKNDSLNDLDPWEQPLEAQTTATEPSDLKSTSETPPSSEEIFPISQPEASGQRKEPYFATEAEDTPEPQAEPAREQLISAIQPAPLEMSWGATPSKKAVSPWLWRLLLPALVILLLLQVGYFQFDRLSKQQPWRNIYAVACPLFGCTLPPLRDAKAIQASNLMVRSHPQLEGALIVDAVLLNTASYPQAFPNLLLNFSDLKNKAVASRRFSPQEYLQGELAGRKLMPQGSPIHIAIEVVDPGAEAVNYEMKIAP
- the prmA gene encoding 50S ribosomal protein L11 methyltransferase, translating into MPWLQLRVDTDRAQADKIENALLFAGAVSVTLQDNADQPILEPGLGEVPLWDQTRVTGLFDAEVDTAVTEAKAASYLCELLPNARWDQLEDKDWEREWMSHYKPIQCGDNLWICPSWCEPPQPEAVNLLLDPGLAFGTGTHPTTYLCLRWLAQEPLQDKSAIDFGCGSGILGIGALLLGAKCAMGTDIDPQALIASRDNAVRNGIDPQRFPVYLPKQMPQEAADLMLANILAGPLVELSKQLIALTKIGGRICLSGILASQAEQVKTAYSDQIDFDEDAEHEGWVRLSGTRIR
- the accC gene encoding acetyl-CoA carboxylase biotin carboxylase subunit; protein product: MFDKILIANRGEIALRILRACKEMGIATVAVHSLVDRNLKHVRLADESVCIGPNPSPQSYLNIPALISAMEITDAVAVHPGYGFLAENADFAEQVQKSGFTFIGPDPDVIRLMGDKVSAIAAMKKAGVPTVPGSDGPLPENSERCLEIGEKVGYPVIIKAAAGGGGRGMRVVERAEDLINAIAVTKSEAQAAFGDGTVYLEKFLQNPRHVEVQVMSDGQGNAIHLGDRDCSLQRRHQKVLEEAPAPGIPDAVREQVHQSCVQACIDIGYRGAGTFEFLYENERFYFIEMNTRIQVEHPVTEMVTGVDLIKEQIRVCAGEKLSLKQEDIVVRGHAFECRINAEDPQTFFPSPGKVNNFHMPGGLGVRVDSHLYSGYTVPPNYDSMIAKLITYAEDRETALARMRVALSELVIDGIKTNIPLQEDLVRDEAFAKGGVNIHYLEKKLGL
- the accB gene encoding acetyl-CoA carboxylase biotin carboxyl carrier protein, with amino-acid sequence MDIRKIKKLIELLEESDIGELEIKEGEESVRISRGVSGANQPVAPIYTAPMAPAPAPVAPAQAAPAPAAVEKESKPTISGHAVKSPMVGTFYAAPSPGAEPFVKVGQQVKVGDVVCIVEAMKMMNQIEADKAGTIDSVLLEDGQPVEFDQPLVTIV
- a CDS encoding protein-disulfide reductase DsbD family protein codes for the protein MAVMTKSFRNNFLALLAILLCLSTTNAFAQAESNPFASSIGQQQNTFLPVDEAYRQDLLLSGNQLSALFEIAPEYYLYRDKLALYLVENGQKTAVPLNLPSGEVIWDEYFEKETEVYRGQLEFPIPLNDSANNLQLELHYQGCADAGLCYPPEVRHYRVDIGSGSIQPIEGGPQNSSPQSTGGSSSPQGSNASAITLPFALLFAFAGGLLLNLMPCVFPVLSIKLLAVSQTAQNANQRHHHGWAYSTGVVLSFVAIAATMLALRAGGEAIGWGFQLQSPWLVAALAYLFFIMGLSLSGVTEIGSSLMGVGNNLSNSQGLRGSFTSGALATLVASPCTAPLMGSALGFAVTQSPAVALSVFAALGAGMATPFLLLTYIPALVDKLPRPGPWMDRLKQLLAFPMYLTAVWLLWVLGRQTGGDGIALVLSGAVAIAFALWLWPSPQWHWLRGSVAVVALSFALMLLPRLSTAPQALQQTSDYWQPYSAERLETARREGRPVLTNMTAAWCITCLANEKVVLSSDAVSDAIERLGVVALKGDWTNQDPHISELLAKYGRTSVPLYLLYPASGGEAKILPQILSREELLMELEAAAGSELSRSSAP
- the aroQ gene encoding type II 3-dehydroquinate dehydratase translates to MAKILLLHGPNLNLLGSREPHIYGAATLAEINQAAERQCDAAGHQLETLQSNSESALVERIHLAANTSVDFIVINPAAYTHTSVALRDALAGVAIPFIELHLSNPHAREAFRHHSYLSDLARGVVYGFGPHSYTLALQAAIHQLGMASQNQ